The DNA sequence GCCGTCGTCCTCGTCGTCGGCGGCGTCCCGGGGCGGGTAGACGAAGGTGCGTGCCAGGGCCTCGACTTCGGTGCGCGGGATCTCTCCGGACCGTTCCTCGGTGTCGGCGCCGAGGTGGTACTCGACCTTGCTGCCGCCGAGGATGACGTCGCCCGTGACGTGGCCGCCGCTGACACCGTGCTGGTCGCCGCCGACGAGGGAGCCGCCGATCCGGGCGGAGTGTCCGAGCATGATGCCGGGGCTGTGCCGGTAGAGGTCCCGGCGGGAGTCCCAGGCGTGTTCCGTCTCGTCCCCGGTGTCCGTCGCCTCCTCGGCGCCGGTGGGGTCACCGGCTGCGTCCGGCGTGTCCGGGTCGGTCCCGGACCGCTCCGGGCGCGGGTCGCGGGCGTCCTGGCCGGCTTCGTGCTCGTGGGGTGCGTTCACCGCCGGCTCCCGTCCGTGGTGTCGTCCTCGGTGCGGGTGCCGCCGAGCACGACGTCACCGGTGACGTGGCCGCCGCTCACGCCGTGCTGGTCGCCGCCGACGAGGGAGCCGTGGATCACGGGCGCGCCGTGGAAGTGGAAGACGGCTCCGGGCGGCCGCTCAGCGGGGGCGGCGGGAGGCGTCCGGCCCGCGGCAGGGGCCCCGGCCGGCTCGGCGGCCCGCGCGGGTGCGGCCTGCGCGGGTGCGGCCTCGGGTGCCGCGGCCGGTGCGCTGCCGCGGGCGGTCGGCGGCCGGTGCGTCGAGGCGCCCTGGTGGATCCAGGCGGGCAGCGTGCCGTCCTTCACGGTGACGTCGGTGTGCCGGAAGAGTTCCGGCCGGACCCCCCGGTGGCCGTGCCGGACCACGCCCTCGTACACCGGTGCGCTCACCGCGAGGACGCAGTGCTCGTCACGGCGTGCCGCGAGGGCGGACCGCAGGACGTCGGCGTCGAGCAGCCGGCAGGCCTGGTTGAGGTCGTGTCCGACGAGTCCCCCGGTGGTCCCGGCGTGCGGGTCGTGGGCCACCTCGCCGACGGCGAGGACGATCCTGAGCCGCATCTGGGCGCTGTCGGAGGCGAGCAGGTTGTGCTCGTGGAGGAGTTCGGGGGTGGTGGTGACCAGGGTCCGCAGCAGCACCGTCTTGGCCACGTCCCCGCTGAGCAGCACGATCAGGCCGTCACCGCGGTCTTCGCGGTACTGCTGGGTGGCCTCGACGCCGGCGGCCTCGAGTGTCTCGTCCACGATCTTGTTCAGGGAGCGCCGCAGGACGGCCTGCACCACGTCGTCGCGACGGCTGAACCTCTCGATGTCGAAGAGCAGGATGGTCCGGTTGACAGGCTCGCGCATGGCCGCCTTCCGCTGGTGAAACGGCCCGCTCAGGGCCTGGTGGACTCCAGAAGATGCCAGAGGCGGGGAGTGCGGGGCGACGGAAGTCAGCACATTCGGAATGTGACCGCGTGCACAGAGTGCGGTCTGGGAGAGCTGGTGCCACGGCCCCGGTCAGCCGTTCCCGGAGCGTGCCATCTGCCGCAGCACCTCGGGGCGCACGACGATGATCCCGCGCCGTCCCGTGCGTACGACGCCCCGCTCCCGCAGCTGTTTGAGGAGCCGCGCGACGGCCTCGCGGGAGGCGCCGACCGAGCCCGCCAGCTCACTCTGGGTGAGCCCGGCCGTGAGGCGGACTCCCTCCTCCGACTCCTTGCCGTGGGTGTGGACCAGTTCCAGCAGGAGCAGGGCGAGCCGCTCCTGCACGGTGAGGGCGGCGAACTGCACCCGCCGCCGGTCGCTGTCGCGGGTGCGGTCGGCGGTCAGGGCGAGCAGTTTCCGTGCGATGTCGGGGCGCTCGTCGAGCAGGGAGCCGAACCGGTCGGCGTCGATGGCGAGCGCCTCGATCCGCTCCAGCGCGGTGACGGTCGCGCCGCGCGGCCGCCCGCTGAGCAGGGCCTGCTCGCCGACGATGTCCCCCGGCCCCCGGAGGGCGAGGAGCGCCTCGTATCCGTTGGGCGCCGCCGAGGTCACCTTGGCCCAGCCGGAGAGGATGACCAGGACGTGGGAGGAGGGTTCGTGCTCCCGCAGCAGGACCTGTCTCGCGGGGAAGGTCAGGGGATCGCCGCT is a window from the Streptomyces capillispiralis genome containing:
- a CDS encoding Crp/Fnr family transcriptional regulator, translated to MRKFEDQVPFVVRLDTDDRQALFRSGDPLTFPARQVLLREHEPSSHVLVILSGWAKVTSAAPNGYEALLALRGPGDIVGEQALLSGRPRGATVTALERIEALAIDADRFGSLLDERPDIARKLLALTADRTRDSDRRRVQFAALTVQERLALLLLELVHTHGKESEEGVRLTAGLTQSELAGSVGASREAVARLLKQLRERGVVRTGRRGIIVVRPEVLRQMARSGNG